ATTGCGAACCCGTTTGTAGAGTGACGGCGCGCGCACGCCGACGCGCTCGGCGACCGCTTGCATCGTAAGACGGGCAATGCCCTGGGATTCGAGAATCTCGCGACCGGCTCGGATGATGGCTCCAAGTGATGTGCGATCGGGTGTTGGCATTCGAGACAGCTCCATTCGCGATCTGAGTCCAAAAAGAAATATCGGCTATTGACAGTAGCCATGATAGCTACTTACCATTGCCATCAGCATCACGATAGCAGTTCGAAAGGTCACCGTCATGAAGCTGGCTCCAGCTCTGTACCGCGTCGGCAACGACATCGTCGCCGCGTATCTGGTCGATACCCCGGAGGGGGTGCTCCTGGTCGATGCCGGTCTGGCAGGGCAGTGGCGCGATCTCACGACCGAGCTGGCCGGCATGGGCCGGTCGGTCGATGACATCCGCGCTGTGATCCTCACCCACGGCGACAGCGACCACATCGGGTACGCCGAACGTCTGCGAAGGGACCACGGCGTGCCGATTTATGTTCACGAAGCGGATGCCGCCCGGGCGCGCGGGGAAGTCAAGTCCAAGACAGCGTGGGGGCCGTGGAAACTCGGCGCGATAAGCCGCTTCCTGGCTTATGCGATGCGGAAGGGCGGGATGCGCCCGACCTACCTGACAGAGGTGGTCA
The Rathayibacter sp. SW19 DNA segment above includes these coding regions:
- a CDS encoding MBL fold metallo-hydrolase, producing the protein MKLAPALYRVGNDIVAAYLVDTPEGVLLVDAGLAGQWRDLTTELAGMGRSVDDIRAVILTHGDSDHIGYAERLRRDHGVPIYVHEADAARARGEVKSKTAWGPWKLGAISRFLAYAMRKGGMRPTYLTEVVTVHDDQVLEELPGAPRVIGLPGHSPGSIAVHVPVADAIFVGDGLTTRHVLTGQVGPQPAPFTDDPAQALASLRRLEDLQATWVLPGHGAPWNGGIQKAIEAVMASAPLQP